One Leopardus geoffroyi isolate Oge1 chromosome C1, O.geoffroyi_Oge1_pat1.0, whole genome shotgun sequence DNA segment encodes these proteins:
- the DMRTA2 gene encoding doublesex- and mab-3-related transcription factor A2, whose amino-acid sequence MELRSELPSVPGAATAAATATGPPVASVASVAAAAAAAASLPVSVAGGLLRAPPLLLRAAEKYPRTPKCARCRNHGVVSALKGHKRYCRWKDCLCAKCTLIAERQRVMAAQVALRRQQAQEENEARELQLLYGTAEGLALAAANGIIPPRPAYEVFGSVCAADGGGPGAGAPAGTGGGTAGSGSSEAKLQKFDLFPKTLLQTGRPGSPQPPPGKPLSPDGADSGPGTSSPEVRPGSGSENGDGESFSGSPLARASKEAGGSCPGSAGPGGGGEEDSPGSASPLGSESGSEADKEEAEAAPAPGLGGGPGPRQRTPLDILTRVFPGHRRGVLELVLQGCGGDVVQAIEQVLNHHRGGLAAGLGPAAPPDKAAVGAVAAAEDAWPGRVDAAAAGGPGLPAPLQAGPAAPPHHRPLLAGAMAPGALGSLSSRSAFSPLQPNASHFGADAGAYPLGAPLGLSPLRLAYSAAAAHSRGLAFMAPYSTAGLVPTLGFRPPMDYAFSDLMRDRSAAAAAVHKEPTYGGGLYGPMVNGAPEKQ is encoded by the exons ATGGAGCTGCGCTCTGAGCTGCCTAGCGTGCCCGGCGCAGCGACGGCGGCGGCGACAGCGACGGGGCCGCCCGTGGCGTCTGTGGCGTCGGTGGCAGCGGCAGCGGCTGCGGCCGCGTCGCTACCGGTGAGCGTGGCGGGAGGCTTGCTACGAGCGCCGCCGCTGTTGTTGCGGGCGGCGGAGAAGTACCCGCGGACCCCCAAGTGCGCGCGCTGCCGCAACCACGGCGTGGTGTCGGCGCTCAAGGGCCACAAGCGCTATTGCCGCTGGAAGGACTGCCTGTGCGCCAAGTGCACGCTCATCGCGGAGCGCCAGCGCGTCATGGCGGCGCAGGTGGCGCTGCGCAGGCAACAGGCGCAGGAGGAGAACGAGGCGCGCGAGCTACAGCTGCTCTACGGCACTGCCGAGGGCCTAGCGCTGGCCGCCGCCAACGGCATTATCCCGCCGCGACCTGCCTACGAGGTCTTCGGCTCCGTGTGCGCCGCCGACGGCGGGGGGCCGGGAGCAGGAGCGCCCGCAGGGACCGGAGGCGGCACTGCGGGCTCGGGGAGCTCAG aGGCCAAGTTGCAGAAGTTTGACCTGTTCCCCAAGACGCTGCTTCAGACCGGCCGCCCAGGCAGCCCGCAGCCGCCACCGGGGAAGCCCTTATCACCCGACGGCGCAGACTCGGGTCCCGGGACATCTTCTCCGGAGGTGCGGCCGGGCTCGGGCTCTGAGAACGGCGACGGGGAGTCCTTTTCCGGGTCGCCCCTGGCCCGGGCCTCCAAGGAGGCAGGTGGGAGCTGCCCGGGCAGCGCAGGCCCGGGAGGCGGTGGCGAGGAGGACAGCCCGGGCTCCGCCAGCCCTCTGGGCTCCGAATCTGGTTCCGAGGCCGACAAAGAAGAGGCAGAGGCCGCTCCCGCCCCAGGGCTGGGCGGGGGCCCGGGTCCACGGCAGCGGACGCCGCTGGACATCTTGACGCGCGTCTTCCCGGGCCACCGGCGAGGCGTCCTGGAGCTGGTGTTGCAGGGTTGCGGCGGCGACGTGGTGCAGGCCATCGAGCAGGTGCTGAACCACCACCGCGGGGGTCTGGCGGCCGGCCTTGGCCCCGCCGCGCCTCCTGATAAGGCCGCGGTGGGTGCGGTAGCAGCTGCGGAAGACGCGTGGCCGGGCCGCGTTGATGCCGCCGCTGCCGGGGGGCCGGGGCTGCCCGCGCCGCTGCAGGCCGGCCCCGCTGCCCCTCCGCACCATAGACCTTTGCTGGCCGGCGCCATGGCGCCTGGGGCGCTGGGCTCGCTGAGCAGCCGTTCGGCCTTCTCGCCACTGCAGCCCAACGCTAGTCACTTCGGCGCCGACGCCGGCGCCTACCCACTGGGCGCGCCGCTCGGCCTCAGCCCCCTGCGCCTGGCCTATTCGGCGGCAGCGGCGCACAGCCGTGGCCTGGCCTTCATGGCTCCCTACTCGACCGCGGGTCTAGTACCCACACTCGGCTTCCGCCCGCCCATGGACTACGCCTTCAGCGACCTCATGCGCGACCGCTCGGCCGCCGCCGCTGCGGTGCACAAGGAACCCACCTACGGCGGCGGCCTGTACGGGCCTATGGTCAACGGCGCCCCAGAGAAGCAGTAG